One genomic window of Tribolium castaneum strain GA2 chromosome 10, icTriCast1.1, whole genome shotgun sequence includes the following:
- the tos gene encoding exonuclease 1, producing MGVTQLLPFLAKSTRPCHISEFRGRTVAIDSYCWLHRGARGCAMQLAKNEDVDSYVHYCMKYIKTLLSHDIRPIMVFDGRHLPAKMKTEEKRRESKKLARKQGMECLRLGHTSDAYKFFAQSIDVTPEMALKLIRECRKLHIDCIVAPYEADAQLAYLNIKGFADCVITEDSDLLLFGCLKVMYKMDSHGQGQLVEADKIHISMKMKQACFTMEKFRYMCILSGCDYLDSLPGIGLRKALKFISMTAETNPNIFLDKLARYLKMPSLIVTDEYKQNFLVANATFLHQIVFDPIQRKLVPLTPVTTDVDYCQNAGEFFDPNTAFQLALGNLNPLTLQPIDNWTPTKGIVSDFSIWSQRFRFRSPPRRAAPAASASISTPLFKFETFDRAAIEASLAQHDQEVEKELAFYNMPPPASEQKMDVDSIESRESSSSGSPVLNKNPFMKKKLSKFQSTSASMPRVVSRFFSSSDGSENVDSSPSSVQTPESTSPVILTPDSGSPSEGISTLVECECILEVEDSVLLSVENLPNTERKRRSEDEHGGKPGKKAKRQPTIQEMFKKMQTR from the exons ATGGGAGTTACACAACTCTTGCCCTTCCTGGCGAAGAGCACCCGGCCTTGCCATATCTCCGAGTTTCGGGGGCGCACAGTGGCCATCGACAGCTACTGCTGGCTTCATCGAGGTGCCCGAGGCTGTGCCATGCAATTGGCAAAGAACGAGGACGTCGATTC GTACGTGCACTACTGCATGAAGTACATCAAGACGCTCCTCAGCCATGACATTAGACCTATAATGGTGTTTGACGGTCGGCACTTGCCGGCTAAAATGAAGACTGAAGAAAAAAGACGCGAATCGAAAAAACTGGCCCGAAAACAGGGCATGGAGTGTCTCAGATTGGGGCACACCAGCGACGCTTACAAGTTTTTCGCGCAGTCGATCGACGTCACCCCCGAAATGGCCCTAAAGCTTATTAGAGAGTGCAGGAAACTGCATATTGATTGCATTGTCGCCCCCTATGAGGCCGACGCCCAGTTGGCCTACTTGAACATAAAGGGGTTCGCGGACTGCGTTATAACCGAGGACTCCGACTTGCTCTTGTTCGGATGCCTCAAA GTCATGTATAAGATGGATTCACATGGGCAGGGGCAACTTGTTGAGGCCGACAAGATCCACATTTCAATGAAAATGAAGCAAGCGTGCTTCACTATGGAGAAGTTTCGTTACATGTGCATTTTGTCAGGCTGCGATTATTTAGATTCTCTTCCGGGAATCGGGCTTCGAAAGGCCTTGAAATTTATATCCATGACGGCGGAGACTAACCCGAATATA tttttagacaaattAGCGCGCTACTTGAAGATGCCTTCACTCATTGTGACTGATGAGTATAAACAGAATTTCCTAGTCGCTAACGCAACATTTTTGCATCAGATTGTATTTGACCCAATTCAAAGGAAATTAGTCCCTTTGACGCCGGTCACTACCGATGTTGACTACTGTCAAAACGCAGGGGAATTTTTTGACCCAAACACGGCCTTCCAATTGGCTTTGGGCAACCTGAATCCCCTCACGTTGCAGCCAATAGATAACTGGACTCCCACCAAAGGCATT GTGAGTGATTTCAGTATTTGGTCGCAAAGGTTCCGATTCCGCTCTCCGCCTCGTCGAGCCGCACCAGCGGCAAGTGCGTCGATTTCAACGCCCTTGTTCAAGTTCGAAACCTTTGATCGCGCTGCCATTGAAGCATCATTGGCGCAACACGACCAAGAAGTAGAGAAAGAGCTCGCTTTCTACAACATGCCTCCACCCGCCAGTGAGCAAAAAATGGATGTGGACAGCATCGAATCTCGCGAGTCGAGCTCTTCCGGCTCGCCCGTCTTGAATAAGAACCCATTTATGAAAAAGAAACTCAGCAAATTTCAGTCGACTAGCGCGAGCATGCCGAGAGTTGTTAGTCGCTTCTTCTCGTCATCTGATGGCTCGGAGAATGTCGATAGCTCCCCCTCGTCCGTGCAAACTCCCGAAAGTACTAGTCCTGTCATTTTGACGCCTGATAGTGGTAGCCCTTCCGAAGGCATTTCGACGCTTGTAGAATGCGAATGCATTCTAGAAGTGGAAGACTCGGTTTTGCTCAGCGTCGAAAATTTGCCAAATACTGAGCGCAAGCGGCGCAGTGAAGATGAACATGGTGGCAAACCGGGAAAAAAGGCCAAAAGACAACCTACGATTCAAGAAATGTTCAAGAAAATGCAGACTCGTTAA
- the LOC135267289 gene encoding carboxypeptidase N subunit 2-like, producing the protein MKLVVLLNALCIGLSLCFNGQLAELECPDDCDCHYFRINWVTDCSDSNLTEIPYDELSLSVYVLDLNNNQITDVGPFPHDIKMRRLQLADNLMTELKKESFAGLNYLIDADFSGNMITRVEPDCFDDSPGFITLELQGNPLEPVDGIFLSIKSLLYLDISNCGLKYLNPLFFANITALSTLDLSGNPLGVIDNKVFEPLSSLETLKMNGCNLTYIANYAFNSLENLKNLELSANMLTTDWSSVLDYLPRLEYLDLRNSQIRHLPESVFRNNTYLRTLILAQNELNDFDVSQTVGKLQQLDSLDLSFCNLTLPLSEDAFVNATKIRSLFLSGNSLFASDLLVALAPLSNLERLSLSNCGLTRLPDTFRNFKSLQELDISHNPLNDAFVKLLTPLDKLEYLNMGYSNLSYIAPTSFSKMTNMKRLVLSGNDLNNLEAGLFGNLTRLESLELNSCGLRRSINATLFFNNLTYTDLTELQLAGNPLQVSKSGPLLPRQLSRLLTLDLSNCNLTFLPPDAFYWTRNITTLILSGNHFSSADNLQFLELLPKLKVLDLRHNKLSSFSPKTIYLNPNVEKLKLIGNPWRCDCTVAELWDWANLEKGSLGILEGSTIAAEHVTVGKTNKRKKLLVCNYDTSQPLPIITKTVRGRRPFIKPQRVLTSTNRTWAKYVRESGCEQLPVLQRSPRAADLNYRRSELEPNTWAAAAISAAAVYITLMTIVGIAFVFTKKRRTPRTTPDKNN; encoded by the exons ATGAAGTTGGTGGTCTTATTAAACGCTCTATGCATCGGTCTCAGTTTGTGTTTTAATGGTCAGTTGGCGGAACTTGAATGTCCGGACGATTGCGATTGCCATTACTTCCGGATCAATTGGGTGACGGATTGTTCCGATAGCAACCTAACCGAGATACCGTACGATGAGTTGAGTCTGAGTGTTTACGTCTTGGACTTGAACAACAATCAAATAACTGACGTCGGGCCGTTTCCGCACGACATCAAAATGCGGCGGTTGCAGCTCGCGGACAATCTCATGACTGAGCTGAAGAAGGAGTCGTTCGCAGGACTTAACTACCTGATCGATGCCGATTTTTCGGGAAATATGATAACCAGAGTCGAGCCTGATTGCTTCGA TGATTCGCCGGGCTTTATCACTTTAGAACTTCAAGGGAATCCGCTAGAGCCGGTCGATGGGATCTTTTTATCCATCAAGTCATTGCTTTATTTGGACATTAGCAACTGCGggctaaaatatttaaatccacTTTTCTTCGCCAATATTACCGCACTGAGTACGCTCGACTTATCCGGAAATCCCTTAGGCGTGATAGATAATAAAGTCTTCGAGCCTTTGTCTAGTCTGGAAACGCTGAAAATGAACGGCTGCAATTTGACTTACATTGCAAATTACGCCTTCAATTCTTtggaaaatctaaaaaatctaGAATTAAGCGCTAACATGCTTACTACTGATTGGTCGTCAGTCCTCGATTATCTCCCCCGATTGGAGTATCTCGATCTCCGGAATTCACAAATTCGTCACTTGCCGGAATCTGTCTTCCGTAACAACACTTATCTAAGGACGCTAATTCTGGCCCAGAATGAGCTCAACGATTTTGATGTATCACAAACCGTCGGCAAACTCCAACAACTGGACTCACTAGATCTGTCTTTCTGCAATTTAACATTGCCTCTATCGGAAGATGCTTTCGTGAACGCGACGAAAATTCGTAGTTTGTTCCTATCAGGAAATTCCCTATTCGCGTCCGACTTATTGGTTGCTTTGGCTCCATTATCAAATCTAGAGCGACTCTCTTTAAGTAATTGTGGATTAACTCGTCTACCGGATACTTTCCGTAACTTCAAAAGTCTACAAGAACTCGATATTTCCCATAATCCTCTCAATGACGCATTCGTCAAATTATTGACGCCTCTCGATAAATTAGAATACTTAAATATGGGTTACAGTAATTTATCATACATAGCCCCGACGTCATtctcaaaaatgacaaatatGAAACGATTAGTACTTTCCGGAAACGACTTGAATAACTTAGAGGCCGGTCTTTTTGGCAACTTAACTAGACTCGAAAgtttagaattaaattcttGCGGCTTAAGACGATCGATCAACGCAACGTTATTCTTCAATAACTTGACATACACCGATTTAACCGAACTACAATTGGCCGGAAATCCGCTCCAAGTATCGAAATCAGGCCCTCTTTTACCTCGACAATTATCAAGACTGCTAACTTTAGATCTGAGCAATTGTAATTTGACGTTCCTGCCACCGGATGCGTTCTATTGGACTAGAAATATCACCACATTGATTTTAAGCGGAAACCATTTCTCCTCAGCCGATAATTTACAATTCCTTGAATTACTACCTAAACTAAAAGTGCTCGATTTGAGGCACAATAAATTATCCTCATTCTCTCCGAAGACAATCTATTTAAATCCCAACGtggaaaaactaaaactaatcGGCAATCCCTGGAGGTGCGACTGCACCGTTGCCGAATTATGGGATTGGGCCAATTTGGAAAAGGGCAGTCTCGGCATTTTGGAGGGCTCAACCATCGCAGCCGAGCACGTGACGGTGGGCAAAACCAACAAGCGCAAAAAACTGCTTGTGTGCAATTACGACACCTCGCAGCCTTTGCCCATTATCACCAAAACGGTTCGCGGCCGCAGACCCTTCATCAAGCCGCAAAGGGTTCTAACCTCCACCAACCGTACGTGGGCCAAATATGTGCGCGAATCGGGATGCGAGCAACTCCCTGTTTTGCAAAGGTCTCCACGTGCCGCTGATCTGAATTACCGTAGATCGGAATTAGAGCCCAACACTTGGGCCGCGGCCGCCATCAGCGCTGCCGCTGTCTATATCACCCTAATGACGATCGTCGGAATTGCCTTTGTTTTTACGAAGAAGCGGCGAACGCCCAGAACAACCCccgacaaaaataattaa
- the LOC655571 gene encoding chondroadherin, which translates to MGGEKTRPMWWQTLPTMLVLATIGSASDGAICPARCHCNDDTLTASCGSAALEVVPIQLNPEVRHIDLSDNKITHVSFTFRFYNFLVTLDLSSNKIKNLGSSNFDMQHNLKQLNLSRNDIEKISKDSFKGLRAVTSLDLSHNKLEELKSETFRELHSLQVLKLSQNRLVYLEEGIFKSAKHLQELLLDHNLFLELPTGALTDTLNLRFVSLASNLIKSIKENQMPPLPELRTLLLQKNLINEIHQSSLSGLLALDHLDLSDNNFTVIPTPSLTKLSNITKLKLSGNFISTVPPVAFKGLFHLRFLRLDRQEILERIDTRAFVDNINLERVWLDDNIAVDRLPTRLFHGNPRVTHLSVRNNRLTNIEVTHFPLDQLRVLKLAGNPLECNCSLSWLWHLIQEQKSKRLFDLGNDTSEEEEGVSPGELVVDLEDIRCAGPEPLSDVLLADATESQVDCSVSWIAAVSATLTALFIVVIVGGLLYWGPIKRACAKEKELAGVESRCRNKSVGACSNGRSEPFENIRTDKCMIAPPLIHHDYRTLPSWDPYSADCAGNMNIYEHLDLNNKTRPHIVYV; encoded by the coding sequence ATGGGGGGTGAGAAGACCCGGCCCATGTGGTGGCAGACGCTACCTACCATGCTGGTGCTGGCGACGATCGGATCTGCCAGCGACGGAGCCATCTGTCCTGCGAGGTGCCACTGCAACGACGACACTCTCACCGCTTCTTGTGGCTCAGCAGCTCTCGAAGTCGTCCCCATCCAGCTCAACCCCGAAGTACGACATATCGACCTTTCCGACAACAAAATCACACACGTCTCCTTCACTTTTCGATTCTACAACTTTCTAGTAACGCTTGATCTGTCGTCCAACAAGATCAAAAATCTCGGATCGTCAAACTTTGATATGCAACATAATCTCAAACAACTCAATCTCAGCAGAAATGACATCGAGAAGATATCCAAGGATTCGTTCAAAGGGCTCAGGGCTGTCACCAGTCTTGACCTCAGCCACAATAAATTAGAAGAACTCAAATCGGAGACTTTTAGGGAATTGCACTCCCTTCAAGTACTCAAACTATCACAAAATCGACTGGTTTACTTAGAAGAAGGGATCTTTAAATCTGCTAAACATTTACAAGAACTACTTCTGGACCATAATCTCTTTCTGGAGTTACCAACGGGGGCATTGACTGATACTCTTAATCTGAGATTTGTATCACTTGCTAGTAACCTTATCAAATCTATCAAGGAAAATCAAATGCCGCCCCTTCCCGAATTACGAACTCTACTGCTACAAAAGAATCTTATCAATGAGATACATCAATCGTCTTTATCGGGTCTTTTGGCTCTAGACCATCTAGATCTAAGTGATAATAACTTTACAGTAATACCAACGCCGTCACTGACGAAATTATCaaacataacaaaattaaagttgagcGGTAATTTCATAAGTACCGTCCCACCGGTCGCTTTTAAAGGACTCTTCCATTTGCGTTTCCTTAGATTAGATCGCCAAGAAATCCTCGAGAGGATAGACACGAGAGCATTCGTCGACAACATAAACCTTGAGAGAGTTTGGCTTGACGATAACATAGCGGTAGATAGATTACCAACAAGGTTATTTCATGGCAATCCCCGTGTTACTCACTTGTCTGTACGTAACAACCGATTAACAAACATAGAAGTGACCCATTTCCCTTTAGACCAGTTACGTGTTTTGAAATTAGCCGGAAACCCTTTGGAGTGTAACTGTTCTTTGTCGTGGCTCTGGCATTTGATTCAAGAGCAAAAATCGAAACGACTGTTTGATTTGGGTAACGACACGTCGGAGGAAGAAGAAGGTGTAAGTCCCGGGGAATTGGTTGTAGACTTGGAGGATATAAGATGTGCCGGTCCGGAGCCTTTGAGTGATGTCCTCTTGGCAGACGCGACCGAGTCCCAAGTGGACTGTTCTGTCAGCTGGATTGCAGCCGTTTCGGCAACACTAACGGCCCTATTTATAGTCGTTATAGTCGGCGGTTTGTTGTATTGGGGCCCGATAAAGAGGGCATGTGCCAAGGAGAAGGAACTTGCAGGAGTCGAGAGCAGGTGTCGGAATAAAAGCGTCGGAGCTTGTTCGAACGGAAGGAGTGAACCTTTCGAGAACATAAGGACAGATAAGTGCATGATCGCGCCACCTCTCATACATCACGACTACCGCACGTTGCCCTCCTGGGACCCCTACAGCGCGGACTGTGCCGGCAATATGAACATTTATGAACATTTAGATTTAAACAACAAGACGAGGCCTCATATCGTCTACGTGTAA